The Prunus persica cultivar Lovell chromosome G7, Prunus_persica_NCBIv2, whole genome shotgun sequence genome has a segment encoding these proteins:
- the LOC18770823 gene encoding protein JINGUBANG: MKGSSRGNRIFSEENSIRGQKFDKLQNSPEHNDSTFTISSPPDYGPDYLMGAEEAAPVSPLKKSPWSAHMNISDDKNNSNDSSETTNERFSPNVLMGSLVREEGHIYSLASSGDLLYTGSDSKNIRIWKRHHEYSGFKSNSGLVKAIIIAREKIFTGHQDGKIRVWKVSSKNASNHRRIGTLPTLKNYIKCSMKPSNYVEVKRNSKVLWIKHFDSISCLSLSEDQTLLYSASWDKTFKVWRVSDFKCLESITAHDDAVNALVVGFDGLVFTGSADGTVKIWRKELQGKGTKHFFSQTLLKQECAVTALAVNSNATIIYCGSSDGLVNFWEREKNLQHGGVLRGHKLAVLCLATAGCLVFSGSADMGICVWRRVDGDHICLSVLTGHTGPVKCLAVERDNENSTSGEKRWTVYSGSLDKSVKMWRVSEQAQPMVPNQKHQHYTSDGYCVPMLSSAPSFASRGGKMGSRRF, encoded by the coding sequence ATGAAAGGCTCATCAAGAGGTAACCGCATATTCTCCGAAGAGAACAGCATTCGTGGCCAGAAGTTCGACAAGTTGCAGAACTCCCCGGAGCATAACGACTCCACTTTTACGATCAGTAGCCCCCCCGACTACGGCCCGGATTACTTAATGGGCGCTGAGGAGGCGGCCCCAGTGTCTCCTCTCAAAAAGTCCCCGTGGTCCGCCCACATGAACATTAGTGACGACAAGAATAATAGTAACGACTCTTCAGAGACGACCAACGAGAGATTCTCGCCCAACGTGCTCATGGGCTCGTTGGTGCGCGAAGAAGGGCACATATACTCGTTGGCCTCCTCTGGAGACTTATTGTACACTGGTTCGGATAGCAAGAACATTCGGATTTGGAAGAGGCACCACGAGTATTCGGGGTTCAAGTCGAATAGCGGGCTGGTAAAAGCGATCATCATAGCTAGAGAGAAGATCTTCACCGGTCATCAAGACGGGAAAATTAGGGTTTGGAAGGTGTCCTCCAAGAACGCAAGCAATCACAGGCGGATAGGAACTTTGCCAACGTTGAAGAATTACATAAAGTGTTCCATGAAGCCAAGTAATTACGTGGAAGTGAAACGCAATAGTAAAGTCCTATGGATCAAGCACTTTGATTCCATCTCATGCTTGAGCTTGAGCGAAGATCAGACGTTGCTTTACTCGGCCTCCTGGGACAAGACGTTTAAGGTTTGGAGGGTTTCAGATTTCAAGTGCTTAGAGTCAATTACCGCTCATGACGATGCAGTTAATGCCTTGGTTGTTGGATTCGATGGATTGGTCTTCACCGGATCCGCTGATGGAACGGTGAAGATTTGGCGAAAAGAGTTACAAGGAAAAGGGACAAAGCACTTCTTCTCACAAACGCTTTTAAAGCAAGAATGCGCGGTCACAGCATTGGCTGTGAACTCGAACGCCACGATCATTTATTGTGGATCGTCCGATGGGCTAGTCAACTTTTGGGAACGGGAGAAGAACCTCCAACACGGCGGAGTTTTGAGAGGACATAAGCTGGCGGTTCTTTGCCTGGCCACGGCCGGGTGCTTGGTATTCAGCGGCTCCGCGGACATGGGGATTTGCGTATGGAGAAGAGTAGATGGGGACCACATTTGCTTGTCGGTGCTGACGGGGCACACTGGGCCGGTGAAGTGCTTGGCCGTGGAGAGAGATAATGAGAACTCAACGTCCGGAGAGAAAAGGTGGACAGTGTACAGTGGGAGTTTGGACAAGTCGGTGAAGATGTGGAGGGTTTCAGAGCAAGCACAGCCGATGGTGCCGAATCAGAAGCACCAGCATTACACGTCGGATGGATATTGTGTGCCAATGTTGAGCTCGGCGCCTAGCTTTGCTTCTCGTGGAGGGAAAATGGGTTCAAGAAGattttag